Within Mycobacterium heckeshornense, the genomic segment CCTCGCTGAGGCTGGCTTCGGCGCGCAACCGCGAGCGCGCCATCCCGACGAACTCGATGTCGACGCTCTTGACCAACGGAAAGTACTTGGCGCTGTCGAAGGTGCTCAGCGCGATGACGCCGCCCAGGATTTCGGCGACGGTGAACTGCACACCGGCATAGACCACGCCAAAGTGGTTGCCGTTGCCCTCGGCGGGCACGGTGGCGGCGGCGTGCCCGCGGCGCGCCTCGACGACTCGCACACCCATCTGGTGGGCGGTCGGGATGGTGGTGGCCATCGCGTCGTTCATCGTGTCGACGAGGTGGGCGGCGTCACCGGCGGCACTCATAACCGGCCATCCTAACCAGCTGCCACCTGGCCTAGCGGCGATGCACGACGATACGGCCGCCCCGCTTGGGGGTAAAGGCGACGCCGCGCCCGTGCCATTTCTCACCCGGAGTGTCAGCGGTTTCAATCACGAAGTGGCGCAGCACTGTTCGCAGCACGACATCCATCTCCATGTTGGCGAATGCCGCGCCGACACAGCGTCGGGTGCCGCCGCCGAACGGGATCCAGGCGAAGGTGGGCGGCTTGGTGCCGAGGTAACGCGCGGGATCGAAGCGCTCCGGATCGGCGAACACGTCGGGGTCGTCGTGTATCTGCGAGATGGCGACAACGATCGAATAACCCTGGGGAATCACCCACTCGCCCAGCTGGTACGCCGGTACGTACACGCGGCGCCCGGCAAAATCGATGACGGTCCTATTGCGCTGCACCTCGAGGATCACCGCCTGGCGCAGCTCGTTGTTGTCGGTGTCGGCTTCCTCCGCCAGCTGAGCGAGCACGTCGGGATGTCGGCTCAACCGCTCGAATGCCCAGCCCAGCGTGGCAGCAGTGGTTTCGTGCCCGGCGGCCAACAGCGTCAACAGCTCGTCGCCAATGTCCTTGCGAGACATAGCCGAACCGTCTTCGTAGGTGCTGCGAAGCATCAGCGCGAGGATGTCGGTGCGGTCCTCGAAGTTCGGGTCGGCGCGCTCAGCCTCGATCAG encodes:
- a CDS encoding PaaI family thioesterase, which translates into the protein MSAAGDAAHLVDTMNDAMATTIPTAHQMGVRVVEARRGHAAATVPAEGNGNHFGVVYAGVQFTVAEILGGVIALSTFDSAKYFPLVKSVDIEFVGMARSRLRAEASLSEDTIAHVEAEAAERGKADFTLQAVVTDVDGKTVAATRGLYQLRAHAW
- a CDS encoding cytochrome P450 gives rise to the protein MSDAGTVGTHAVAAPPAVNLPPTVGIPKAVLGLAFSASRRWTMQQLAPRYGDVFTLNLPIWGRTVVVADPQLAKQVFTTSPEQLGNIQPNLSRLLGSGSVFALDGDDHRRRRRLLAPPFHGKSVKNFESIIEEETLRETEGWPECREFPTLPSMMRITLNAILRAVFGAGGTEFDELRRLIPPWVTLGSRLAALPKPARTYGRYSPWGRLADRRRKYDLVIDKLIEAERADPNFEDRTDILALMLRSTYEDGSAMSRKDIGDELLTLLAAGHETTAATLGWAFERLSRHPDVLAQLAEEADTDNNELRQAVILEVQRNRTVIDFAGRRVYVPAYQLGEWVIPQGYSIVVAISQIHDDPDVFADPERFDPARYLGTKPPTFAWIPFGGGTRRCVGAAFANMEMDVVLRTVLRHFVIETADTPGEKWHGRGVAFTPKRGGRIVVHRR